The following are encoded in a window of Candidatus Ozemobacteraceae bacterium genomic DNA:
- a CDS encoding glycosyltransferase yields MIVPEPLQVSVVVPAFNRPETLAGCLEALAAQQTSRTWEVIVIDDGSSDNLSDVESRFKERIPLTWVRMPVNGGPARARNAGIGKARGEIVLFTDADCRPEPGWIDALSAPFDDPGVTGAKGVYKTAQTDLWAKLAQLEFEERFELLSGQPDIDFVDSYSGGFRRAALVAVGGFDTSFPRADNEDVDLSFRIKALGGRFVFVPGAVVWHTHREGAWRYFLLKIGRGYWRMRVYRRHPGKAGRDSYTPFSLKAQLVLLAVLPVLLLSPRYRRRLLPVWLISWVATCVSLARISLRRDPSLLPWTPVLPFVRGVALIIGMVKGIAAAAAERLRDSSR; encoded by the coding sequence ATGATCGTTCCTGAACCCCTGCAGGTGTCGGTTGTCGTTCCGGCGTTCAACAGGCCGGAAACGCTGGCCGGCTGTCTCGAAGCCCTTGCTGCCCAGCAAACATCTCGAACCTGGGAAGTCATCGTCATCGATGATGGCTCCTCCGACAATCTGTCGGACGTCGAATCGAGATTCAAGGAACGAATACCGCTTACCTGGGTGAGGATGCCCGTAAACGGCGGCCCTGCGCGTGCGAGAAATGCGGGCATCGGGAAGGCGAGGGGAGAGATCGTTCTGTTCACCGACGCAGACTGCCGGCCCGAACCGGGCTGGATCGATGCGTTATCAGCCCCGTTCGACGATCCCGGGGTGACCGGGGCGAAGGGCGTCTACAAAACCGCACAGACGGATCTCTGGGCGAAGCTGGCGCAGCTCGAGTTCGAAGAGCGGTTCGAGCTTCTTTCCGGTCAGCCTGACATCGATTTCGTCGACTCGTATTCCGGGGGGTTCAGGCGGGCGGCGCTCGTGGCCGTCGGCGGGTTCGACACGAGTTTTCCCCGGGCGGACAACGAGGACGTCGATCTCTCGTTCCGCATCAAGGCGCTTGGGGGGCGTTTCGTGTTCGTCCCGGGCGCCGTCGTCTGGCATACGCACCGGGAAGGCGCCTGGCGGTATTTTCTTTTGAAGATCGGCCGCGGCTACTGGCGGATGCGCGTCTACCGCCGGCACCCCGGAAAAGCGGGGCGGGACAGTTATACGCCGTTCAGTCTGAAAGCCCAGCTCGTTCTTCTTGCGGTTCTGCCCGTTCTTCTGCTTTCGCCGCGTTACCGCCGGCGTCTTCTGCCCGTCTGGCTGATTTCCTGGGTCGCGACCTGCGTATCGCTAGCACGAATCAGCCTGCGGAGAGATCCCTCGCTCCTTCCCTGGACGCCGGTTCTTCCGTTCGTGCGTGGCGTCGCGCTCATCATCGGGATGGTGAAGGGGATCGCAGCCGCAGCAGCAGAACGTCTCCGAGATTCGTCCCGCTAA
- a CDS encoding radical SAM protein translates to MSSSTTKPSGTIPPLRRPLRVAFVNPPFLPDYSRGQRSPAVTRSGTLYYPMWLAAAAAHAIRLGHEVELIDAVAIGKSHDDTIARLRAFAPHLVLVEAATPSIENDLAFAARAKNACAPASVFVCGTHVSALPGESLALQPSIDGAVIGEYEIPLEQILDCLAEGRAVEGGEGVHLPGRPAAPRTRYFENLDARPFLSEVYHRFLPISRYFNPNAHHPMVSILSGRGCPFRCTFCVFPQTLTGHEYRKRSVDSLIEEFRWIAEHMPQVRGVFIEDDTFTADRKRVAEFCRKLRELRLPLSWTVNARADVDLDTLRAMKGAGLRGVCVGFESGSQELLDRIRKGTSIASMERFAADARTAGIKVHGCFIVGLPGETRVTLQQTLQFALRLPLDTAQFYPLMVYPGTEAFDWAKANGMLTADRWRDWLSSDGLHQCVVRSADLTSAHLVRFCNHARRKFYLRRSYLLATAWRVLSDAEERHRVVRSARTFLRHLFLDR, encoded by the coding sequence CCTTCGTCAACCCGCCATTCCTGCCCGACTACTCGAGAGGCCAGCGCTCGCCGGCCGTCACCCGGAGCGGAACGCTGTATTACCCGATGTGGCTCGCAGCCGCGGCTGCGCACGCCATCCGTCTCGGCCACGAAGTCGAGCTGATCGACGCGGTCGCCATCGGCAAGAGCCACGACGATACGATCGCGCGGCTCCGGGCGTTCGCGCCCCACCTGGTTCTCGTCGAGGCCGCCACGCCCAGCATCGAGAACGATCTCGCGTTCGCGGCGCGGGCGAAAAACGCGTGCGCGCCGGCGAGCGTGTTCGTGTGCGGAACCCACGTGTCCGCGCTTCCCGGCGAGTCGCTGGCGCTTCAGCCGTCGATCGACGGGGCAGTGATCGGAGAATACGAGATTCCGCTCGAACAGATTCTGGACTGCCTGGCCGAAGGTCGCGCCGTGGAAGGTGGCGAGGGCGTTCACCTGCCAGGCCGGCCGGCGGCTCCGCGGACAAGGTACTTCGAGAATCTCGATGCGCGGCCGTTTCTGAGCGAGGTCTATCACCGGTTTCTGCCGATCTCGAGATATTTCAACCCGAATGCGCACCATCCGATGGTTTCCATCCTGTCGGGCCGCGGCTGTCCGTTCCGATGCACGTTCTGCGTGTTTCCCCAGACCCTCACCGGCCACGAATACAGGAAACGTTCGGTCGATTCGCTGATCGAGGAGTTCCGCTGGATCGCCGAACACATGCCCCAGGTGCGCGGCGTCTTCATCGAGGACGACACGTTCACGGCAGACAGGAAGCGCGTCGCCGAGTTCTGCCGGAAACTTCGCGAACTGCGACTGCCGCTGAGCTGGACGGTGAACGCCCGCGCCGATGTCGATCTCGATACCCTGCGCGCGATGAAGGGCGCCGGCCTGCGGGGCGTCTGCGTCGGCTTCGAGTCGGGGAGCCAGGAGCTTCTCGATCGTATTCGCAAAGGCACGAGCATCGCCTCGATGGAGCGATTCGCTGCCGATGCCCGCACCGCCGGCATCAAGGTTCACGGCTGTTTCATCGTCGGCCTGCCCGGCGAAACGCGCGTGACGCTGCAGCAGACTCTCCAGTTCGCCCTGCGGCTTCCTCTCGATACGGCGCAGTTCTACCCCCTGATGGTCTACCCGGGAACCGAAGCCTTCGATTGGGCGAAAGCGAACGGCATGCTCACGGCGGATCGGTGGCGGGACTGGTTGTCTTCTGATGGTCTCCACCAGTGCGTCGTCAGGTCCGCCGATCTGACGAGCGCCCACCTGGTGCGCTTCTGCAATCATGCGAGACGGAAGTTCTATCTGCGGCGCTCGTATCTGCTCGCCACCGCCTGGCGGGTTCTCTCCGACGCCGAAGAGCGGCATCGCGTGGTCCGCTCGGCCCGCACGTTCCTTCGGCATCTGTTCCTCGACAGGTGA
- a CDS encoding DUF4147 domain-containing protein — protein sequence MADERKGSELLRQLPDILIEAADTRECVRRHLPRDIRDPDHIIAVGKASREMLAGALFREGIALPRSVICVAPAGTGAEPLVPEGVTAAFFPAGHPYPDAGSFEAARHALRAAERMEPGRHVLALISGGASSLFESPVPPLRDDDIISVYTSLVSSGRPIGEVNTVRRHISAVKGGNLLRVLLERGAVVTVLAISDVPGDHPHDIGSGPFSPDPTTFADAFEIASGIAGFPENALRFLSDGRAGRLQETLKPGMFDENRYRFHCIASPRMMAERLADIIRGSGHPACLSPFPMSGERTSWVEILCKHLGAIREEIEDAWVLFYGELEVYIPHGIIPGRGGRATSLVLELASGAKQQGLKIDVAVLATDGHDGNSSSAGGFLTSDDIANSSVEELANAVRTFDAAAWLESRNRLYPAFFSGTNLGDVLLLRLRSPSPSR from the coding sequence ATGGCTGATGAACGGAAGGGCTCCGAACTCCTGCGGCAGTTGCCGGATATCCTCATCGAAGCCGCGGACACGCGCGAATGCGTCCGTCGTCATCTTCCGCGGGACATCCGCGATCCGGATCATATCATCGCCGTCGGAAAGGCCTCCCGGGAAATGCTCGCGGGCGCGCTTTTCCGCGAGGGAATCGCCCTACCCCGTTCCGTCATCTGCGTCGCTCCCGCCGGAACTGGCGCCGAACCGCTCGTCCCTGAAGGCGTGACTGCGGCCTTCTTTCCGGCCGGCCATCCGTATCCCGATGCCGGATCGTTCGAGGCCGCCCGCCACGCCCTTCGGGCCGCCGAACGGATGGAGCCGGGAAGACACGTTCTCGCGCTGATCTCCGGAGGCGCGTCTTCGCTGTTTGAAAGCCCCGTCCCTCCGTTAAGAGATGATGATATTATATCAGTATATACATCACTCGTTTCATCGGGCCGGCCTATCGGCGAAGTGAATACCGTCAGAAGACACATCTCGGCGGTCAAGGGCGGGAACCTGCTTCGCGTGCTTCTCGAACGCGGCGCCGTGGTGACGGTGCTCGCCATCTCCGATGTCCCGGGAGATCATCCGCATGACATCGGGTCCGGCCCCTTCTCGCCCGATCCGACGACCTTCGCCGACGCATTCGAGATCGCCTCTGGAATCGCCGGATTTCCGGAAAATGCGCTCCGCTTCCTCTCCGACGGCCGTGCGGGGCGTCTGCAGGAGACACTCAAACCGGGGATGTTCGACGAGAACCGGTACCGGTTTCACTGCATCGCAAGTCCGCGAATGATGGCGGAACGTCTTGCCGACATCATCCGCGGCTCGGGACACCCCGCATGCCTGTCCCCGTTTCCGATGTCGGGCGAACGAACATCGTGGGTAGAAATATTATGTAAACATCTTGGGGCGATCCGCGAGGAAATCGAGGACGCATGGGTGCTCTTTTACGGAGAACTGGAAGTCTATATACCTCATGGTATAATACCAGGCCGGGGCGGGCGGGCGACGTCCCTCGTTCTCGAACTCGCTTCGGGAGCGAAGCAACAAGGCCTAAAGATCGACGTTGCCGTGCTTGCAACGGACGGTCACGACGGAAATTCCTCCTCGGCCGGCGGTTTTCTGACGTCTGATGATATCGCGAACTCATCCGTCGAGGAACTTGCGAACGCCGTTCGAACCTTCGATGCGGCAGCCTGGCTCGAGTCGCGAAACAGGCTCTATCCGGCCTTTTTTAGCGGGACGAATCTCGGAGACGTTCTGCTGCTGCGGCTGCGATCCCCTTCACCATCCCGATGA